A stretch of DNA from Electrophorus electricus isolate fEleEle1 chromosome 18, fEleEle1.pri, whole genome shotgun sequence:
aacacacacacacacacacacacacacacacacacacacacacacacgcacacaaacacacacacgattccCATTCTGAGGACTCCAGTGAACAGCCATCAGTCATGAATTTTACCCAAGGACAGAGAAATGCCCATGAACCAGATCAACAGGTATGTCGGGAACTCCACAAAAACGTTCCACTTCTCCACAGACACGATGTGCACGCAGACGGCACACCAGCGGACTACAGGATCAGCTCCCaccacgcacgcatgcatgagacgtgtgtgctttttgtttgaAATAGATCAACCTAGGGGTTTTATtttgatgcgtgtgtgtgtgtgcgcgcgcaagtgcatgtgtgtgtgtgcgcgtgcgtgcatgtgtagggtgtgtgtgtatatacgtatatgcatgcgtgagtatgtgtatgcatgtgcgtacctgaagggtgtgtgtgggcgcatgtgcgtatgtgtagggtgtctgtgtgtgaataacTCTGTCATTACTCAGCTCCCTTCATTCTACATTCTCGCTCCTCCCACATGAACAGGTTCGGTGGGACAGGTGTGCAGGAGGGGCGGAGCCTAACTCCAAACGGCCACACAATCTCACTCacaccactgaaacacacagagaaacgtctcaaacacacaccaaatggCTCAGAACGTGGAGACGTCCAGAGCTGTATCCCTGCATATCTGAGAGACACCAacatcacctccatcactcaGCACGACcttgtaccacacacacacacatcccccagAGGTGATCAGCTACATCCCGAAGACTTTATGAAGCGTCTTTGGGCCCAGCAGATACTACTCTGGCCAGGCAGGGACACTTGTCATTTCctgtgtcttacacacacacacacacacacacacacacacacacacacacacacacacacacacacacacacacacacacacaattaaagaAGACTCCACCCAGGCCAGAGCATATAAAGAGCCACTTACATCAGAGCTCTAAACAATGCGGCcacattattttgtgtgtgtgtgtattttctgtgcGTCAAACCGAGTTTATGTTTGTACTTCTACTAAAACACGCAGTTCatcgttttgtgtgtgtgtctgaataatgcatacatgtgtatgcGTTTCTGGATTGTGGTGCGTGaataatgcatgcatgtgtgtgtgtttctggactgtgtgtatgtgtatctgtctggatagcgtgtgtgtatgtgtctggatAGTGAGTGTGCCCCTGTGTCCAGATAGTGTGAGAATATGTGTGAAtaatgtatgcatgcatgtgtgtgtgagagagacacacacacagacacactcacccagCTCTGGTGTctatgtcctgtgtgtgtgtgtgtgtgtgtgtgtgtgtgtgtgtgagcgagagagagagagagagagattcaccCAGCTTTGATGtccttgctctgtgtgtgtgtgcgcacgcaacTCACCCAGCtatctcgctctgtgtgtgtgtgcgcacgcaacTCACCCAGctatctcgctctctgtgtgcacTACGGCTCCTCAGACGAGACAGTGGCCCGTCAACAGTAGAGCAGTCAGCAGACCTCCGATTAACACTCCGAGATCGCACCCGggactcctacacacacacacacacacacacacacacacatgtaagtaAGGGACCATAACAACAATGGACAAAGCATTAAATTTATACACACATCAGgctgtgcgcacgtgtgtgtgtgtgtgtgtgagtgtgtgtgtgtgtgtgtgtgtgtgtgtgtgtgtgtgtgtgcgctcgcacTCACTTGAACCCCCTTCCTCCAGTGTGACGTCTGGCCGGGATCCTGGGAGACCAGCTCCCAGTTGGGGCCCCAGGCTGGTTCTGCTACAGCTGAAGACATGGCAGGCAGCTGGGGCTCCGTCCTGCCCGTAGAGGACACCGGTGAGCTGAGCGCACCAGCCACACCTCCGTCAGCTGGCAGAGACCACACCCTCTCTGGAACCAGCATACACATACCAAAGCTGGAGGCGGGTGTTGGAGTCGGGCAGACAGGCCCAGGGGTGCGGGGGAAGGCCAGGCTCACTTCCTCCAGGCTTGGCTTCTTCCTGGTCTCTTCTGCCCCAGACACCCACAGAGGTTCGTCCACGGCCATCTCCACCTGAGACGCGGCCCACGTCAAGCCAGGCTGCTGTCCTGCTCCCGCCCGGTCCGTGGGGCATGGCTGGCCAAAACCCAGGTCCGGACCCGCAAAGGCTGTCATGCCGAAGGGGTCGACAGGAAGTGCGGGGGGCATCTGGGTCCTGAAAGAATCCACGTCCAGGACGCTGCGTCCGGAGACATCGTCGTCGCGGCCTGAGGGCGGGTTCCACGGCGGCGCGGTACCTTGGTTGGCCCCGCCCCGGACCGGTCGGTCGTCCAGGGAAACGGCGTCCAGATCCAGAACCTTGGGACGAAGGTGTGGTCCCAGCAGCCGCTGGTCCTCCTCCCGGCCCAGCTGTGAAGACATCTCACTTTCCTTCTGCAGCGAGAACTCCAGGAGACGGCGTCTCTCCAGCTCCTTGATCCTGTCCAGGTCGTCCCGTGCTCTCTGCcggtctctctcctctgcactcTGTGTCCACCTACCCACGTCCCACTGCTGATCTTTCTGACGCTCCAGTTCTCGCTGCCTCAGTCGGTCTCGCTCAaggtctctctgtctttctgcttctttttgtCTCTCAAGTTCCCTTTGTCGTGCAAGTTCTTGtctctccagctgtctctctctttccttctccagcTCTCGCTGTCTCTCAAACTCTCTCAACTTCAGCATCTCCTGTTCCAacattctctccttctcgcGCTCAAACTCCTGACGACGACGTCTGTCCAGGTCTCTCTCTGCTACTGCTGTTCTCCTCTCGTGCTCCACCTGACGTTCCGCTTCCCTGTCCAGCTCCCTCTGGTTCTTCAGCTCACTCATCTTTTCATATTCTGCCAGTTTCTGTCTCTCCGCCTCGTGCTCGTGCTCCTGGGCTCTCTCGCGGCTCCTCGCCCTCCTCCGCCTGTCCGGGGAGCATGTCCTGGAGGCGTCCACGGGACGGTTATACCTCATGGAGACTGCTCGCCTGGGAGAGCCCCAGCGCCCAGCTTTAACGGAGAAGTCGTCGAACGGCACTTCCTCTCTGCGGAGCACACGGTGCTCCTCTGCTCCCACGGCCCAGGGCGCCACGGCGTGGGCAACCTTCGACCTGTTCGCCTGGACCGCCTCCGTGTCCAGAACCTTCCGCTGTCTCTCCgcctccacctgtctctgtctctccgccTCCACCTGTCGCTGTCTCTCCGCCTCCACCTGTCGCTGTCTCTCCGCCTCCACCTGTCGCTGTCTCTCCGCTGCCAGCTGTCTCTCCGCCTCCACCTGTCGCTGTCTCTCCGCCGCCACCTGTCGCTGTCTCTCCGCCGCCACCTGTCGCTGTCTCTCCGCCGCCACCTGTCTCTCCGCCTCCACCTGTCGCTGTCTCTCCGCCTCCACCTGTCGCTGTCTCTCCGCCTCCACCTGTCGCTGCCTCTCCGCCTCCacctgtctctgcctctccgcctccacctgtctctgcctctccgcCGCCAGCTGTCTCTCCGCCGCcagctgtctctgtctctccgccgccacctgtctctgtctctccgcctccacctgtctctgtctctccgcctccacctgtctctgtctctccgcctccacctgtctctgtctctccgcctccacctgtctctgtctctccgcctccacctgtctctgtctctccgccTCAAGCTGTCCCTGTGCCTCTGCCTCGCTCTCGTCCTCTTCCATGACGGCCACGGCAGCCTTGTGAACCTCCATCTGTCTCTGGAGCTCCTCCTCCATGTCTCTCAggatctctctgtgtctccctgtctccaccTCTTCGTCCATACCCATGGAATCCCACTTCACCAACGCCCCCACCCTGAGGGACAGGTGGCTGCCATCcacctgtccctctctctccttcggCGACAGGGCGCTCTCGTCCTGCTGCAGCTCGTCCGATCTCCTAGAGCGGAGCACGAGCGCACATCCCTCCAGATGAGCAGGAGACAGCGTCTCACTGACCGCGCAACTCTGCTCCACCGGCACCACTGTATCGAAGACGTGCTCCACCCGCCGGGTGCTGGGAGGCGAGGCAGGCTCTCGGAACGTAGCCGTGAACAGATGTCCCTCCTCCACGCCGTCCCAGGCGGACGCAGGACCTCGGGGGCTGCCGTCATCCACCAGGTAAACGCTGCGTCTCTCCACTACGTTCTCAAACAGAGATGCCCGAACCGTCTGCATCCCGCCCGGGGTCGCGGGGTCCTGAACCTCCCGGGACACCTCGTCCTCTAGTGACACGGATAGCCCAATGCCAAAGGAGTCCTTagactgaaacacaaacatttatttttgcatcctCACTGCAGGAACATAAAACAGCCCAGTGCTGAAGgcttatttgaatatttttctaataattaaattattacagacagacagacagacagacagggcgGCTGCCGTATGTGTGTGGCCTGGTAGCTCCCACCAAAACAACCATGAGACTGATCAGGAAAAGACAAAACCAAGGagattggctgtgtgtggctgtgtgtgtgaggaaggtgATCGGGGAGTCGCGTGTGAGGAGCAAGTCTCTTATTGCTGTTTGTAAAACAACATGTatcacactcccccccccccttctttctcacactccctccctctctctccctcgctccctccctctctcactctctctctcaatccctctcctccctctctccctccccctctcaatcactctctccctccctctctctctccctccccctctcaatcactctctctctcccctctccctccctccccctctcaatcactctctccctccctctctccccccctcccctctccctccctctctccccccctcccctctccctccctctctctctctcctctccctctctctctcccctctccctctctctctcccctctccctctctctctcccctctccctctctctccctctctcccctctccctctctctctccctctctctcactcctctccctctctctctcctctccctctctctctcctctccctctctctctcctctccctccctctctctctctccctccctgtttcATAATCAGAACATGACTAACACAGTCTCAGGTTACACACCTGCTGAACACCACACCCCTATGACATCAGCACTGCCTTTCAAATAAGTTAGGGCTTTTtccccactctttctctgtaaGGAATCACCCCTCCCAACACGTccgcccacctccacccctgaGTTTGAAGTCCCAGGGAAGGATTATTGTGTTGGGTCTTTACAGCACTGTGAGTTTAGGGATTTTACTCTTGGAATGATAAAACAGTCAAAGTCAAGTTAAACAAACGATTCAAACAGGCGTGAGACACGGCCACATTACAACAGAAAAGTTATGCTGGGAAGCAGAAAAGGGAAAATTGTTGTGTGCGTGGGATGATGGAAAAGGACTTCAAATGAGAGGTAAATGACATGTAAATGGTTTATGAACTGTAGGCAAAACTAGAGCGGGACTGCGTGAAGGTCAGAGCTGGACTGCACGTCACATGATAACCCCCCCGCTGCTCCTCACAGCTCCACAAACCCTCAGCCATCGAGCCGTCTGCGAGATGCCATCTCCATCATAACCTACAGACGAGCACCTTCACACAGGCAGAGCTCCAGTAAACATTCACCATTCAAAAACTCCTCAGGAACAAATCAATTAATCAAGTTAATCCAGGATTTGTATTCACCAAAAAACCTCTCGACCTCGCCCTGAACCCTTTCACTTTTATGAATGGCACTTTTATGAATGTTACCAACTTCCctttcaaacattcaaacattttcGTTACATGGGCGGCTCTTATCAGTCAGTCGGGGCAAAGTCCTAATCTGCTTGAACATGTGCGCCCACGCGCTCCAGAGAACATGCATCCGAGAGCCGCTGGACCCCAACGAGCTTGGAGTGCTGCCAGCTCCGAAGACCCGGGGTACCGAGCTGGCAGGCAGGAGGCATCCCCACGCTGTCTAGTCGCTAAGGGGGCAGGACTCGCACCAGGCCTTGTCCAGCGAGACAGCTCACTCTCACCGCTTCTCCCCGACAAACCTTCCTGTTCGGTACAGCAGGGCTTCCAGAGGCCGCGGTCATTCAGACGCCCAACTCAGAACCCAACACACATCCTCCGAGAAGCCAAACTGCCTGATTCAGTCAACAGGATTGTCCACCGAACCTGTTCAGAAGCTGGAAGCATGTGGCCCAGTCACACTAAACCTAAACCACTTCACACACTGCAGTTCTTCACTTTCTGCACATGCTTGCAGTGGGAAGTCCAGTACTGATTtagatttcattaaaaaattttaaaaagtaaaaatattgtaCAATTTTTCCACATTCAAAGAGGTGAAATGTCCTTATAATAGTTTTAGTCCAGATGTGCTAAGGGACCAAGACAGGGTCCGGATGTGCTAAGGGACCAAGACAGGGTGCAGATGTGCTAAGGGACTgaagtaataaaattatatcGTAAGCAGAAATGAAtggatggtccagaataaactggtttcatgcaggaaaggcctctgtaggctgcAGCATAAATCGTCAGGAGGCCTCtctgacaggcctctaggggcctcagtCAAGGGGGAGCCTTGGTTCAAGGACAGAACGGCCGAGCCAAGCACCGGAAcaaacaatatggacatcaccagaagaaccaatatgggcaaccggtgatatagaatatgatcaccttttaaaaaaacagaagtagTTCAGATTGAACCTAATAGTACCAAGAACTGGTTGGTATAAGtgttgaatatcaatttgcatacattgaataatgtttggtgtgaagaacaatagtggaacctggacaagtttttatgaaaaaataaaaatggttatgaagaaaatgtataaaaggtgtgcccacctgagactgttagacattctccagactATGCCTCGTTTGGAAgtttgagctcagaataaataCAGGAGCAgctcttttcttcatttaattccagagtctgcatctttatttctgtttagtgTGTACTGAGTAACCAGTCTTGAATTTAGGAATATCTAGGAAAGACAGGACTAAGACAGGGTCCAGATGTGCTGAACATCAACAAGACAGGACTGTACACAAACATGAGGAACTCATCTGGAGTCTGGAAACCGGATCTGTGGCCCGCTGACCAAACCAGAACCGCCAGCACTCAGAGACTTGGAATCGAACccaaaacaacacacaggtCAACAGCAACTGTGACCAGTACCAACCCTGAAAAATCAAGAACCAATTAACAACACAGCCAATTAACAACACAGCCAATTAACAGTACAGCCAATTAACAGTACAGCCAAAGTCCACCTACACTTGGATTCATCATCTCTGACAGCATGAAGAATTTTAATATAACATGCTTGTCattataacttttaaaaaaatgattgtATAAtgaagaattaattaattaattactcacacactctcaatgTTAACAACTTTGGTTCCAACAAGTGCAGTTTCTTCCCACCACTCAGGAAGCTGCACAGCTCAGcactttacaatttacaatCCATCCTGCTAAAAACCCAAAGAAGCATCACAGCAATGTAAATGGCAGTTCAGCTGGTTCCTTTACCGCAAACGATCAGCCTTTCGCTGTCTGCTGGGGAAGGACCACAAACCCTTGGGGGGCCACGGACGACGTTCTCTCACCTTTACCACGTCTCCGGTTCCGCCCGGCGGGCCCTGGGGGTCAGCAGGGTTCTCCAGATCCGTAAGGAAGCTGTGAACACATCCGCTGCTGGTGAGGAAAACTAAAGGCCATCAGGTTGATTAAGGGCCTGGCTGACCTACGCAGGCCACTGCAGTCTTTTATCTCTACACTGTGTTTGAAGTCGCTGTTGTAAAGCAGACGGCAGCACAGGCATCTTGAGCACAATGTGAGAATCTCTGATACGATTGTTCAATATCACGAGAACAATGATACGATACAATAATAGTCAGGACTATCAGTGAGCGAGCGCCTGAAACTTCTGAGATCATTAAACTGTGTGTGACGTGTGGTCACTAAAACCCTTTGCGGACAAGTACTTACCGTTTCGTCAGGTCCGTCGGCAGAGGGCGGGGCTTAAGCTGTGGTTTCTGGGGCGGAGTAGGCACGGTGGAGGCGTCTTCTGTCAGCTCTCTGATTCGCTGCTTGACCCCGATGCCTCCGTCGGCATCCGAGCTCAGTGGCCCCGGCGAGCGAGGCTCTGCACCTGGGGTGGGTCCACGGGGGTGTGGCagcgaggaggaagaggaggagtctAGCAGGAGACTGATCCGCCTCTTTATGCTGCTCCCCGCCTTCTCCTCAGGTTTGTCTCCGCCCCCTTTTGCCTCCTCCTTCCCAGGGCCTCTCTCCAGAGGAGATGCTTTGCTCCACCCACTGgtctccacctcctccttctccatCCTCTTCCCTGCTCCGCCTGCCTCCACCTGCTCTGGTGTTTCCGGAATGTTCTCCTTGCTGTCCAGCTTGGTAGGTCGCGGGTGTGGCTCGAACTTGGACGTGAGGTTGGTGGAGAGGGGACGCCTGGCCCCCCAGCGGGGCGCGGGACTGGGGGCAGAGGTCATGGGCTCCGCCTGGCCCGGCGCCCTCAGGAAGACGGCCGACACCGGTCTGGGTCTGCCTGTCCTGCCCTCCTGAGGTCGAAGGACCACGGGGTTGTGGGTCTCATCAGTCCCCTCCACCTTCTCGTCCTCCTCCGGTCTGGCGACGTGCAGGAATCCCATGGACTTGGCGCGGGTAATGGACACGCCGGACGGCTTCGGCCGAGGGGCTCCGGACCACTCAGCAGCCGGATGAGCGGGTCTGGGTGTGGGAGCGGGCGTGGCTGCCTCGGCAGAAGGCGGGGCCAGCTTTGGGACTGGGGTGTCTGGCTTCTGGGCTGGTCCCAAGCCGGGTCTAAAGGCAGTCTGTGCCGGTCGGCCGGACGGCAGTTTGGGTTTGAGGGCACCGGGATGGCTGGGTCTGTGGGCGGATTCGGGCTTTGGTTTGGGCTGAGGTTTGGGGCCGAGGATGGGGCGAATGGTGGAGCTTCTCTCCACGGAGAAAGGTTTTGGggtgagtctgggtttgggTCCGGGGATGGGTTTGCGGGGCTCGGGGGTCAGGATGAGGGAGCCGTGGGGGCCAGAAGAATCCTCCACCAGGGCCATGTTGCTGGAATCCGTAAGAGGGCTCAGGTGCAGACAGCTGCTCACCGCATCCGGACGGCCAGAACCCACCTCCACCTGTGCGGCCATCCTCACACCTACGAGTCAAACAACAGTTACAGCGGTTACAGTTAACTCACAGATAACGGACTACAGCGCGTGGGGTGTGCGTGAACTCACAGATAACGGACTACAGCGCGTGGGGTGTGCGTGAACTCACAGATAACGGACTACAGCGCGTGGGGTGTGCGTGAACTCACAGATAACGGACTACAGCGCGTGGGGTGTGCGTGAACTCACAGATAACAGACTACAGcgcttggggtgtgtgtgaactcAGATAACATGCTAcagtgggtagtgtg
This window harbors:
- the si:ch73-138n13.1 gene encoding protein piccolo, which produces MAAQVEVGSGRPDAVSSCLHLSPLTDSSNMALVEDSSGPHGSLILTPEPRKPIPGPKPRLTPKPFSVERSSTIRPILGPKPQPKPKPESAHRPSHPGALKPKLPSGRPAQTAFRPGLGPAQKPDTPVPKLAPPSAEAATPAPTPRPAHPAAEWSGAPRPKPSGVSITRAKSMGFLHVARPEEDEKVEGTDETHNPVVLRPQEGRTGRPRPVSAVFLRAPGQAEPMTSAPSPAPRWGARRPLSTNLTSKFEPHPRPTKLDSKENIPETPEQVEAGGAGKRMEKEEVETSGWSKASPLERGPGKEEAKGGGDKPEEKAGSSIKRRISLLLDSSSSSSLPHPRGPTPGAEPRSPGPLSSDADGGIGVKQRIRELTEDASTVPTPPQKPQLKPRPLPTDLTKRFLTDLENPADPQGPPGGTGDVVKSKDSFGIGLSVSLEDEVSREVQDPATPGGMQTVRASLFENVVERRSVYLVDDGSPRGPASAWDGVEEGHLFTATFREPASPPSTRRVEHVFDTVVPVEQSCAVSETLSPAHLEGCALVLRSRRSDELQQDESALSPKEREGQVDGSHLSLRVGALVKWDSMGMDEEVETGRHREILRDMEEELQRQMEVHKAAVAVMEEDESEAEAQGQLEAERQRQVEAERQRQVERQLAAERQLAAERQRQVEAERQRQVEAERQRQVEAERQRQVEAERQRQVEAERQVAAERQRQVAAERQRQVAAERQRQVEAERQLAAERQRQVEAERQRQVEAERQRQVEAERQRQVEAERQRKVLDTEAVQANRSKVAHAVAPWAVGAEEHRVLRREEVPFDDFSVKAGRWGSPRRAVSMRYNRPVDASRTCSPDRRRRARSRERAQEHEHEAERQKLAEYEKMSELKNQRELDREAERQVEHERRTAVAERDLDRRRRQEFEREKERMLEQEMLKLREFERQRELEKERERQLERQELARQRELERQKEAERQRDLERDRLRQRELERQKDQQWDVGRWTQSAEERDRQRARDDLDRIKELERRRLLEFSLQKESEMSSQLGREEDQRLLGPHLRPKVLDLDAVSLDDRPVRGGANQGTAPPWNPPSGRDDDVSGRSVLDVDSFRTQMPPALPVDPFGMTAFAGPDLGFGQPCPTDRAGAGQQPGLTWAASQVEMAVDEPLWVSGAEETRKKPSLEEVSLAFPRTPGPVCPTPTPASSFGMCMLVPERVWSLPADGGVAGALSSPVSSTGRTEPQLPAMSSAVAEPAWGPNWELVSQDPGQTSHWRKGVQESRVRSRSVNRRSADCSTVDGPLSRLRSRSAHRERDSWEQLKQSVSGQDEAKDTDTLVQESDSQYGTWDTGLRTDDSLTPATPSSDGNRTLSPRKPTPPHSPVQATPTDTPTSPAPWSEEAEPLTFPETTTTLLDSSVLRSRVQLRKKSSHRAPPSRAARQSSTLSQLAEGSEGGPEEWRYRDSTEDTVDSWKEDEEDEEDEDTRGAEAHATAPTQRVSVFPGMNPSVLMAQLKKRGDSGTQPDPPAPSASQLSRSPKSPFLPRAARVLPPAAGKENREESSPQWLKELKTKKRLSQYETDG